In the genome of Siniperca chuatsi isolate FFG_IHB_CAS linkage group LG17, ASM2008510v1, whole genome shotgun sequence, one region contains:
- the trappc3 gene encoding trafficking protein particle complex subunit 3: MSRQSNRTTDSKKMNSELFTLTYGALVTQLCKDYENDEEVNKQLDKMGYNIGVRLIEDFLARSSIGRCQDFRETADVIAKVAFKMYLGVTPSVTNWSPAGDEFSLILENNPLVDFVELPDNHSTLIYSNLLCGVLRGALEMVQMAVDVRFVQDTLRGDNVTEIRMKFIKRIEENLPAGDE, translated from the exons ATGTCCAGGCAATCCAACCGAACAACAGACAGCAAGAAAATG AACTCTGAGCTGTTCACTCTGACTTATGGGGCCCTGGTCACCCAGCTTTGTAAAGACTACGAAAATGATGAGGAAGTCAATAAACAACTAGACAAGAT gGGTTATAACATCGGAGTGCGTCTGATCGAGGACTTCCTTGCACGCTCCAGCATCGGCAGGTGTCAGGATTTCCGAGAAACAGCCGATGTCATTGCTAAG GTTGCATTTAAGATGTACCTGGGAGTCACCCCCAGTGTGACCAACTGGAGCCCAGCAGGAGATGAATTCTCCCTCATCCTCGAGAACAACCCGCTGGTAGACTTTGTGGAGCTGCCGGATAACCACAGCACGCTGATCTACTCCAACCTGCTGTGTGGGGTCCTCAGAGGAGCCCTGGAAATG GTCCAGATGGCTGTGGATGTGAGATTTGTTCAGGACACTCTGCGAGGGGACAACGTGACAGAAATCCGCATGAAGTTTATCAAGAGGATCGAAGAAAATCTCCCAGCAGGAGACGAGTGA